In Desulfurobacteriaceae bacterium, one DNA window encodes the following:
- a CDS encoding prepilin-type N-terminal cleavage/methylation domain-containing protein yields the protein MLKRKGFTLIELAIVLVIIGIIIGAVIKGQDLIENARIKKFEAKAKQWETAQWTFYDRKGRFAGDGNANGTIADNDGGDAKTDLTTANFINPPYEGTTGNEENTITIGSKKFYVLFGNDGGSPAKNIMVICVDPTCSNSFTNDTLPYIESLDTAIDGSANGTDGNVICTSSALGADSTKWTVSPTSAITNSTCDTTAKALVYYFDAKR from the coding sequence ATGTTAAAGCGTAAGGGTTTTACCCTTATAGAACTGGCAATAGTTCTTGTAATCATCGGAATCATCATCGGTGCGGTTATCAAAGGGCAAGACCTTATTGAAAACGCAAGAATCAAGAAGTTTGAAGCGAAAGCTAAGCAGTGGGAAACTGCCCAGTGGACATTCTACGATAGAAAAGGAAGGTTTGCTGGAGATGGTAACGCAAATGGAACAATAGCTGATAATGACGGCGGTGATGCAAAAACGGATTTAACAACTGCAAACTTTATTAACCCTCCGTATGAAGGGACAACAGGAAATGAAGAAAATACAATTACGATTGGAAGTAAAAAATTCTACGTTCTCTTTGGAAACGATGGTGGATCACCTGCGAAGAATATAATGGTAATTTGCGTTGATCCTACTTGTTCAAATTCCTTTACTAATGACACTCTTCCTTACATCGAGTCCTTAGATACTGCAATTGACGGATCAGCCAACGGAACTGATGGAAACGTAATATGTACTTCTAGTGCTCTTGGAGCTGATTCAACAAAATGGACAGTTAGTCCAACAAGTGCTATAACAAATTCTACTTGTGACACAACAGCAAAAGCTCTCGTTTACTACTTCGATGCTAAGCGCTAA
- a CDS encoding GspE/PulE family protein: MPTSKERLGDKLVRLGFITPEQLDIALKEQKRTGELLGEVLLRLGFLTEEELMNALSEQKGIERVDLSSYIISPEIIELIPKKLAERYKVIPISKDGNTLILGMVNPFDVETVDIISRFTGLRVKPVAIKETEFEEAFAKYYGETKTIEELIDELLEEEVPPGELDTRIIKLVDYIISKGIKDKASDIHIEPAEAVVRVRYRVDGVMSLGFILPKEIHSSIVTRIKLISHLNISETRLPQDGRTTFKVGDREVDLRVSTLPSIYGEAVVMRLLGLNEALPKLEELEFTPHNYNVLRKAIEKPYGIILLTGPTGSGKTTTLYAILNKIFSVQKSIITVEDPVEYKWELIRQVQVNPKVGLTFANALRSILRQDPDVILIGEIRDEETAKIATQAAQTGHLVLTTLHTNDAVSSITRLAELGIKPFLIGSSLIAVSAQRLVRKICPHCKVSYKASPQEKEYLRVPNDEELVLYRGKGCERCKFRGYLGRTVIAEILLVDKEIEELIINQASPVKIYETALKKGFRPIFEDGRLKVLLGDTTVEELKRVLG; encoded by the coding sequence ATGCCTACGTCGAAAGAACGTTTAGGAGATAAACTCGTAAGATTAGGATTTATAACCCCAGAACAGCTTGATATAGCTTTAAAAGAACAAAAACGAACAGGAGAACTTTTAGGAGAGGTTCTTTTAAGGTTAGGATTTTTAACTGAAGAAGAGTTGATGAACGCCCTTTCAGAACAGAAAGGTATTGAAAGAGTAGACCTTTCCTCTTACATCATATCTCCTGAGATTATAGAACTAATTCCCAAAAAGCTTGCAGAAAGATACAAAGTTATTCCCATTTCAAAAGATGGTAATACCCTTATTCTTGGAATGGTTAATCCTTTTGATGTGGAAACTGTGGACATAATTTCAAGATTTACAGGTTTGAGGGTAAAGCCCGTTGCTATAAAAGAGACAGAGTTTGAGGAAGCTTTTGCAAAGTACTACGGTGAAACAAAAACTATAGAAGAACTCATAGACGAACTTCTTGAAGAAGAGGTTCCACCGGGCGAACTTGATACAAGGATTATAAAACTTGTTGACTACATAATCTCAAAGGGTATAAAAGATAAAGCTTCCGATATTCACATTGAACCAGCAGAAGCGGTCGTTAGGGTAAGATACAGGGTTGACGGTGTAATGTCCTTAGGTTTTATTCTTCCAAAGGAGATCCACTCGTCAATAGTAACAAGGATAAAGCTTATATCCCATCTAAACATTTCAGAAACAAGACTTCCTCAAGATGGTAGAACAACGTTTAAAGTTGGAGATAGGGAAGTAGACCTAAGGGTTTCTACTCTTCCATCGATTTACGGTGAAGCCGTTGTAATGAGACTTCTTGGTTTGAATGAGGCACTTCCTAAACTTGAAGAACTGGAATTTACTCCTCATAACTACAACGTTTTAAGGAAAGCTATAGAAAAACCTTACGGAATAATCCTTTTAACAGGTCCAACAGGTTCTGGTAAGACAACAACCCTTTACGCAATTCTTAACAAAATTTTCTCCGTCCAAAAATCGATAATTACTGTTGAAGACCCGGTTGAATACAAGTGGGAACTTATAAGACAGGTTCAGGTTAATCCCAAAGTTGGCTTAACCTTTGCTAATGCTTTAAGAAGCATTCTAAGACAAGACCCTGACGTTATTCTAATAGGTGAAATTAGAGATGAAGAAACTGCAAAAATTGCAACTCAAGCGGCACAAACTGGACACTTGGTTTTAACTACTTTACACACAAACGATGCTGTATCTTCTATTACGAGATTAGCAGAACTTGGAATTAAGCCGTTCTTAATTGGAAGTTCCTTGATAGCCGTTTCCGCCCAAAGACTTGTTAGAAAGATTTGTCCACACTGCAAAGTTTCCTATAAAGCTTCTCCTCAAGAAAAAGAATATTTAAGAGTTCCAAATGATGAAGAACTTGTCCTTTATAGGGGAAAAGGGTGTGAAAGGTGTAAATTTAGGGGCTATCTTGGAAGAACAGTGATTGCAGAAATTCTCCTTGTTGATAAAGAGATTGAGGAACTAATAATAAATCAAGCCTCACCTGTGAAAATTTATGAAACTGCTTTAAAAAAAGGATTTAGACCTATCTTTGAAGATGGTAGACTGAAAGTTTTATTAGGTGATACGACCGTGGAGGAATTAAAGAGGGTGTTGGGATAA
- a CDS encoding Ig domain-containing protein: protein MKRKAFSLIEAAIVLVILGIILGIGGATFINYVKFNKRTETREKVETAADWVVGYVQTKGVLPLKTDYPNFKDSYGRDIIYIYSPNLTNETLKEGTTLCDVRYTSLNATNNETGNTIENVAFLVFSKGEDAKSDTFFCENGTKIETSTSASGNICYFPSLDEVRVVTLEELKQNLGCVGVPVKIITQYLPLAIVGNSYTAEIFASGGISDNGSYWWCYNGTIPSGLVVNANDCSSSTWQENETLRIEGTPSSPGTYSFKICVKDTNDYKFCKNFSLTVSSLGGGGGGSSGNGTIVVCGNYSLEVDVYSNPWWAYPISTNITPPGDDSWTCEDGGRTSGNYTASGLPVGTYVKVNQDWYCSDTNVQVEGFIQDLDSDGDCFVKIVCNDGVCNNISTGGGTLACSYYGITIRNDSDTTLSWWLAGGTCYKLGDYEQATTGTSNGDDYLEIYKGSNKCGVSSRLLLSRPVSNLAAEAGSCIFTVACYENAYGNLVCGVE from the coding sequence ATGAAGAGAAAAGCTTTTTCCCTGATAGAAGCTGCCATCGTTCTTGTTATACTGGGAATAATTCTCGGTATTGGTGGTGCCACTTTTATAAACTACGTAAAGTTTAATAAAAGAACAGAAACAAGAGAAAAAGTTGAAACAGCTGCTGACTGGGTTGTTGGATATGTCCAGACAAAAGGTGTACTTCCTTTGAAAACAGACTATCCAAATTTTAAAGATAGTTACGGTAGAGACATTATTTATATTTACTCTCCTAATTTAACCAACGAGACTTTAAAGGAAGGAACTACACTTTGTGATGTTAGGTATACATCCTTAAATGCAACGAATAATGAAACAGGAAATACCATAGAGAACGTTGCTTTTCTTGTCTTTTCTAAAGGGGAGGATGCTAAGAGTGATACCTTCTTTTGCGAAAATGGAACAAAGATAGAAACATCTACTTCTGCAAGCGGAAATATTTGTTATTTTCCTTCTTTAGATGAAGTTAGGGTTGTAACTTTGGAAGAACTAAAACAAAACCTTGGTTGTGTAGGAGTTCCTGTAAAGATTATTACCCAATATCTGCCCTTAGCTATCGTAGGTAATAGTTATACTGCTGAGATTTTTGCTAGTGGAGGAATTTCCGATAATGGTAGTTATTGGTGGTGCTACAACGGAACGATTCCATCTGGTTTAGTAGTTAATGCAAATGATTGTTCTTCAAGTACTTGGCAAGAAAATGAAACTCTAAGGATAGAAGGGACTCCTTCTTCTCCTGGAACTTATTCCTTTAAGATATGTGTAAAAGATACTAACGACTATAAGTTTTGCAAAAACTTTTCTCTTACTGTTAGTTCTTTAGGAGGGGGAGGTGGTGGAAGTTCTGGTAATGGCACAATTGTTGTTTGCGGGAATTACTCTTTAGAGGTAGATGTATATTCAAACCCATGGTGGGCATATCCTATATCCACAAATATTACTCCTCCGGGTGATGATTCTTGGACCTGTGAAGATGGTGGTAGGACATCAGGCAATTATACTGCGTCAGGTTTACCAGTTGGAACCTATGTAAAAGTTAATCAAGATTGGTATTGTAGTGATACAAATGTTCAGGTAGAAGGGTTCATTCAAGATTTAGATTCTGATGGAGATTGTTTTGTTAAGATTGTCTGCAATGATGGGGTTTGTAATAACATTTCTACTGGAGGAGGAACATTAGCTTGTAGTTATTATGGTATAACAATTAGAAATGATAGTGATACTACTTTAAGTTGGTGGTTAGCGGGAGGAACGTGTTACAAGTTGGGAGATTATGAACAAGCCACTACAGGAACGAGTAATGGGGATGACTACTTGGAAATTTATAAAGGTTCTAACAAGTGTGGAGTGTCAAGTAGATTGCTTCTAAGTAGGCCAGTAAGTAACTTAGCTGCAGAAGCCGGAAGTTGCATTTTTACAGTAGCGTGTTATGAAAATGCATACGGTAATCTGGTCTGTGGAGTTGAATAA
- a CDS encoding prepilin-type N-terminal cleavage/methylation domain-containing protein has translation MRERKAFSLIELAIVLVIFSILFGIGLKSCLDSLTNAKVNSTKEKLTAYKLFLIKEFCSSLTLPNVDSLDFKDAWGNSITVAYYSEASNKTISLCSLDSTTLSVILPDGKEVDNIVAVLISPSADQKLDSIIGANLITLSDNDLFQYISLYELKSKCCKGRDLEIITNVLPPIVKGEDWKEIIVVRGGTPPYRCEVRVANNDTLSSYFENGTEGGSEYCYIYLSCDNSTKIDDSFLDLEVTVYDNSSLSNATKVFRVPVY, from the coding sequence AAAGTCCTGTTTAGATTCTCTTACAAATGCCAAAGTAAATTCTACAAAAGAAAAGCTTACAGCTTACAAACTATTTTTGATTAAAGAATTTTGCAGTTCTTTAACTTTGCCCAATGTAGATTCTCTAGACTTTAAGGATGCTTGGGGAAACTCTATAACCGTAGCCTATTATAGTGAAGCCAGTAATAAAACTATCAGTTTATGTTCTTTAGATAGCACAACGTTATCTGTTATTCTCCCAGATGGGAAGGAAGTAGATAACATTGTTGCAGTTTTAATATCCCCATCGGCAGACCAAAAGTTAGACTCCATAATAGGTGCCAACTTAATTACTTTAAGTGATAATGATCTATTTCAATACATATCTTTATATGAACTTAAATCAAAATGTTGTAAAGGAAGGGATTTAGAAATTATTACAAATGTTTTACCTCCGATAGTGAAAGGAGAAGATTGGAAAGAGATTATTGTCGTAAGAGGAGGAACTCCTCCCTATCGTTGTGAAGTTAGGGTTGCTAATAATGATACTCTCAGTAGTTATTTTGAAAATGGAACGGAAGGTGGAAGTGAATATTGTTATATTTATTTAAGCTGTGATAACTCGACAAAAATAGATGACTCTTTCTTGGATTTGGAAGTTACGGTTTATGATAACAGTTCTTTAAGTAATGCAACTAAAGTTTTTAGGGTTCCTGTGTATTAG